The region TCTTTTCGCCTATCTCAAGGTAGTATATTTGACATGTCCTTATGCACTATTGTGTACTGCACTCTGGGGGCAAGTTGAATACCTTATGGACATTAGACCTCACTAACAGCATTTGTTAATGTCTTGTACAACAGGAGTCTTTGCCCTATGTGAACCCTGTCATAGGAGATATAAAGAAGTTCTACTGGTCACCCATCAAAGTCAATGACATTCGCTGGAACTTTGAGAAGTTTCTAATCAATTCTGATGGGGCGCCTTTCAGGCGGTAAGTTAAACACATTCATGAAAAATGACTTGACAGATATATATGTGTATCAATCATTCATGAATTCATTCATATAATTCATTAATTCATGAATTTACAAATAAGATTTGAAAATACTTAATGTCCTGTTCTATAATGGCCTCTCCTTTTCCCCAGTTATGAACTTCATGGCCCTACTGAGAACGTGGAGAAAGACATCGCAGGCCTACTATAAATGGAGTCATCTGTTCCCTTTATGGCTGTCAAGAAAGTGGGTCTTTCACCAGCAGAGGCAGAGTGACGAACCCTCAGTAAATGCAGACTAAATGCAGCTGAGCTGGATCtgatggagaagggagaaggactCTGAGTTTCAGTGCATTCACTCAGAATATCAGATCCCTCCAGCCCCTGTTGGTGATCAGTAGGCCTATCACTATGGTCTCAATATAACTAACTACTCCCATTTGTTATTGTTGCAAAACAGAGTTAGTCAATAAATCTTAAAATGTGTTGTCCATTTAATTGTTTAACATTGTTAAAACAACATTTTTAGGCTA is a window of Salmo salar chromosome ssa18, Ssal_v3.1, whole genome shotgun sequence DNA encoding:
- the LOC106596058 gene encoding glutathione peroxidase 6-like; this encodes MNALMEMFGDLNFTVLGFSCNQFGLQAPEVNHETLNLLKYVRPGGGFVPKFPVFGKIEVNGLNEEPLFAYLKESLPYVNPVIGDIKKFYWSPIKVNDIRWNFEKFLINSDGAPFRRYELHGPTENVEKDIAGLL